A single Triticum dicoccoides isolate Atlit2015 ecotype Zavitan chromosome 2A, WEW_v2.0, whole genome shotgun sequence DNA region contains:
- the LOC119355481 gene encoding probable aldo-keto reductase 3 yields the protein MAAAPVVVPRMKLGSQGLEVSAQGLGCMGMSAVYGERKPEQDMIALLRHAVAAGVTFLDTSDIYGPHTNELLLGKALQGGAREKVQLATKFGITPAREVHGDPAYVRAACEGSLARLGVDCIDLYYQHRIDKNVPVEITMGEIKKLVQEGKVKYIGLSEASSSTIRRAHAVHPITAVQLEWSLWSRDVEEDIIPTCRELGIGIVAYSPLGRGFLSTGPKLMDTLPEDDFRKNLPRFQPENMEKNAAILERVSEMAARKGCTSSQLALAWVHHQGSDVCPIPGTTKVENFSQNVRALSVQLTAEEMTELESYATMDAVHGDRYHNAYLMNLNTWKDSETPPLSSWKAT from the exons ATGGCTGCTGCTCCGGTGGTCGTGCCGCGCATGAAGCTGGGCTCTCAGGGGCTGGAGGTCTCGGCGCAGGGCCTCGGCTGCATGGGCATGTCCGCTGTCTACGGCGAGCGCAAGCCCGAGCAGGACATGATCGCGCTCCTCCGCCACGCCGTCGCCGCCGGCGTCACCTTCCTCGACACCTCCGACATCTACGGCCCCCACACCAACGAGCTCTTGCTCGGCAAG GCGCTGCAGGGAGGGGCGAGGGAGAAGGTCCAGTTGGCCACGAAATTCGGCATCACGCCGGCCCGGGAGGTCCATGGCGATCCGGCGTACGTGCGGGCGGCGTGCGAGGgcagcctcgctcggctcggcgtcgACTGCATCGACCTCTACTACCAGCACCGCATCGACAAGAATGTCCCCGTCGAGATCACG ATGGGTGAGATCAAGAAGCTAGTCCAAGAAGGAAAGGTGAAATATATCGGGTTGTCGGAGGCCTCATCATCGACAATAAGACGGGCACACGCAGTTCATCCCATCACCGCCGTTCAGCTAGAGTGGTCTCTGTGGTCAAGAGACGTTGAAGAAGATATAATCCCAACTTGCAG AGAACTTGGCATCGGAATTGTGGCGTACAGTCCACTAGGTAGAGGTTTTCTATCCACGGGACCTAAACTGATGGACACATTACCAGAGGACGATTTCCGCAAG AATCTCCCAAGATTTCAGCCCGAGAACATGGAGAAGAACGCGGCGATATTAGAGCGTGTGAGCGAGATGGCTGCAAGGAAGGGTTGCACGTCGTCGCAACTCGCGCTGGCTTGGGTTCACCACCAGGGAAGCGATGTGTGCCCCATACCTGGCACAACCAAAGTTGAGAATTTCAGCCAGAACGTGAGAGCATTGTCTGTGCAGCTCACGGCTGAGGAGATGACTGAGCTGGAATCCTACGCCACCATGGACGCTGTCCATGGTGATCGGTACCACAATGCGTATTTGATGAATCTAAACACCTGGAAGGACTCCGAGACCCCTCCCTTGTCGTCCTGGAAAGCCACTTAG